A single window of Carassius auratus strain Wakin chromosome 9, ASM336829v1, whole genome shotgun sequence DNA harbors:
- the LOC113108184 gene encoding tumor necrosis factor receptor superfamily member EDAR-like, with the protein MDSDEEAAQDKQGTADLCLLSLVHLTRDKTCSTNTTNTNNTINTSSSSRATGIHSRRKKILDLYTKACSVAEGLSPTELPFDCLERSSRMLSATYSTDKAVVKTWRHLAESFGLKRDEIGGMTDGMQLFDRISTAGYSIPDLLTRLVQIERLDAVETLCFDILGPENSVPPSSHHPNLSSRCASV; encoded by the exons ATGGACAGTGATGAAGAAGCAGCTCAGGACAAACAGGGAACCGCTGACCTCTGTCTACTGTCTCTGGTGCATCTGACACGGGACAAGACCTGCTCCACCAACACCACCAACACCAATAACACCAtcaacaccagcagcagcagcagagccaccggg ATTCACAGCAGGAGGAAGAAGATCCTGGATCTGTACACCAAGGCCTGCAGTGTGGCAGAAG GTCTGAGTCCCACCGAGCTCCCGTTCGACTGTCTGGAGCGCAGCAGCCGGATGCTCAGCGCCACCTACAGCACAGACAAGGCAGTGGTGAAGACCTGGAGACACCTGGCCGAGAGCTTCGGCCTGAAGCGTGACGAGATCGGAGGAATGACGGACGGCATGCAGCTGTTCGACCGCATCAGTACAGCGGGATACAGCATCCCTGACCTGCTGACCCGTCTGGTGCAGATCGAGCGACTGGACGCCGTCGAGACCCTCTGCTTCGACATCCTGGGCCCCGAGAACAGCGTCCCCCCGTCCAGCCACCATCCCAATCTGAGCTCGCGCTGCGCCAGCGTCTGA
- the LOC113108186 gene encoding E3 ubiquitin/ISG15 ligase TRIM25 — protein sequence MADDRESLICCVCLDFFKNPAIIPCGHMFCKECITGLWDKDVCRCPQCKHTFPNRPVITDWLQMKDLSEKLMKMRPKEEDEEDAEAHEVSCDSCTSRRTKAVQSCLTCVSSFCRNHLEKHNDLHGWRKHLLTEVTDLQSKTCSLHGKLLDVFCRTDQKCVCVLCAIHEHKEHDSVSASEERADRQGKLMETREKFQQNVRDREKDLKELKQAEESITCSAQTAVSESERIFSEVLSSVQKTSVRVKELITERQRDELSRIEGLQEKVQLKISDLRMKESELGQLLTTEDHIHFLQNYPKYISEKSEDLSNISKNPKAYFSNVELLLSKMQERLLEVTKETEIKIRSGGAVPPKADGPVSTHSI from the exons ATGGCGGACGATCGGGAATCTCTCATCTGTTGCGTCTGTCTGGATTTCTTTAAAAATCCAGCGATTATTCCCTGTGGACACATGTTCTGTAAGGAATGCATTACAGGTTTGTGGGATAAAGATGTGTGCAGATGTCCTCAGTGCAAACACACTTTTCCCAACAGACCTGTTATCACTGACTGGCTGCAGATGAAGGATctttctgagaaactgatgaagatgagaccaaaggaggaggatgaggaagatgcTGAAGCACATGAAGTGAGCTGTGATTCCTGCACCTCCAGAAGAACCAAAGCGGTGCAATCCTGCCTCACCTGTGTCTCCTCATTCTGCAGAAATCACCTGGAGAAACACAATGATCTCCACGGATGGAGAAAACACCTTCTGACCGAAGTCACGGATCTTCAGAGCAAAACCTGCTCTCTTCATGGGAAACTGCTGGATGTGTTCTGTCGCACTGATCagaagtgtgtctgtgtgctgtGTGCTATACATGAACACAAGGAGCACGACAGCGTCTCAGCTTCAGAGGAAAGagcagacagacag GGAAAGTTAATGGAAACCCGTGAGAAGTTTCAGCAGAACGTCCGAGACAGAGAGAAGGATCTGAAAGAGCTAAAGCAGGCAGAAGAGTCCATCACA TGTTCAGCGCAGACGGCAGTCTCTGAAAGTGAGCGCATCTTCAGTGAAGTGCTGTCCTCCGTTCAGAAAACAAGCGTCCGTGTGAAAGAACTGATCACAGAGCGACAGAGAGATGAACTCAGTCGCATCGAAGGACTTCAGGAGAAAGTCCAGCTGAAGATCTCTGACCTCAGGATGAAGGAGTCTGAGCTCGGTCAGCTCTTGACCACTGAAGACCACATTCACTTCCTGCAG AATTACCCAAAATACATATCCGAAAAATCTGAAGATCTTTCCAACATTTCTAAAAATCCAAAAGCCTACTTTTCCAATGTGGAGCTGCTGCTTTCTAAAATGCAAGAGCGATTGCTGGAGGTCACCAAAGAGACCGAGATCAAGATCAGATCTGGGGGAG CTGTGCCTCCTAAAGCTGATGGACCTGTCTCAACTCATTCTatatag
- the ccdc138 gene encoding coiled-coil domain-containing protein 138 produces the protein MNNESDSDLDERIEILKQKYLQKRKPQAPEAWPDDGHRSDLRDIYRTLLHHPRGRPDMAEDEPSDEDEETNVFCTETDVTLPSDLLRSSSSSALNHRERDVLGQSSGAAAVHVYQEMLTIYEKLQAERLSQQVWAAQLCERERDLQQRETVFQQRSADRLRVEQDLLRRVQNLQQVSPHYTQYQQEKSELETALKQKTKENKRMKASFDSMKELNDSMKKQLNEVSEQNRKLECQSRKVQARLENLQRKYESFTTHRSRETAAPKAYDPKPSKPERAPSNTVAGKAAAHGPLLKLLTLLLDWLVDGQLMEVRGQMSSAQERCTRVLPMLVEQLHAVMEPSSSLMLSLLRCIYCVLLHLERSSQHAVLTSTLRRLGEEVSRGSRVPPLFKSSCLHTRFLCCLIIIKTISQVDVLAQAVEVLSGAVRTDEGQALFLEYQALPVVLSLLRSGCPGLLSPSVHVLLQMSSDSQMLSGFLEQCSSEDFFRCVSVLLRNPRLEPALLEKMLMLLQKLSSIRKNKRLFEASSLHLLLQEMHRTSDRSQAFISMNLSSILLHLGMLTRS, from the exons ATGAATAACGAATCTGACTCCGATCTCGACGAAAGAATCGAAATATTGAAGCAGAAATATCTCCAGAAGAGGAAGCCG cagGCTCCAGAAGCGTGGCCTGATGATGGACACAGATCTGACCTCAGAGACATCTACAGGACACTTTTACATCATCCACGAGG TAGACCTGACATGGCTGAAGACGAGCCgagtgatgaagatgaagagacgAACGTGTTCTGCACAGAGACAG ACGTGACTCTACCCTCCGATCTGCTGCGGTCCTCCAGTTCCTCAGCACTgaaccacagagagagagacgtgcTGGGTCAGAGCAGCGGAGCAGCAGCAGTGCATGTGTATCAGGAGATGCTGACCATCTACGAGAAGCTGCag gcggaGCGTCTCAGTCAGCAGGTGTGGGCGGCGCAGCTGTGTGAGCGAGAGCGTGATCTGCAGCAGAGAGAGACTGTGTTCCAGCAGCGCAGTGCTGACAGACTCAGAGTCGAGCAGGATCTGCTGAGACGAGTCCAGAACCTGCAGCAGGTCTCACCGCACTACACA CAATATCAGCAGGAGAAAAGTGAGCTGGAAACGGCTCTGAAGCAGAAAACCAAAGAGAATAAGAGAATGAAGGCCAGTTTTGATTCCATGAAGGAGTTAAATGACTCTATGAAGAAACAG CTTAACGAGGTCAGTGAGCAGAACAGGAAGCTGGAATGTCAGTCTCGGAAAGTTCAAGCTCGACTGGAGAACCTGCAG AGAAAGTACGAGTCCTTCACGACACACAGGAGCCGAGAAACCGCTGCTCCTAAAGCATACGACCCCAAACCCAGCAAACCAGAGAGAGCTCCATCAAACACAGTGGCAGGAAAG gctGCTGCACACGGGCCGCTGCTCAAGCTGCTGACACTGCTGCTGGATTGGCTGGTGGACGGTCAGCTgatggaggtcagaggtcagatgtCTTCAGCGCAGGAGAGATGCACCAGG GTTCTTCCGATGCTGGTGGAGCAGCTTCATGCTGTGATGGAGCCGTCCTCGTCTCTGATGCTGTCTCTGCTGCGCTGCATCTACTGCGTCCTGCTGCATCTGGAGCGCAGCTCGCAG CACGCTGTCCTGACCTCCACGCTGAGGAGGCTGGGAGAAGAGGTGTCTCGAGGATCACGTGTTCCTCCGCTGTTCAAGAGCTCCTGTCTCCACACACGCTTCCTGTGCTGCCTCATCATCATCAAGACCATCAGTCAAG TGGATGTTCTGGCTCAGGCTGTGGAGGTGTTGTCCGGTGCGGTGCGGACGGATGAAGGACAGGCTCTGTTCCTGGAGTACCAGGCTCTGCCGGTGGTTCTGTCTCTGCTGAGGTCAGGGTGTCCTGGTCTGCTGTCTCCGTCTGTACATGTGCTGCTGCAGATGAGCTCAGACTCAC AGATGCTGTCTGGTTTCCTGGAGCAGTGCAGCTCGGAGGACTTCTTCCGCTGTGTCTCTGTGCTGCTGAGAAACCCTCGTCTGGAGCCGGCGCTGCTGGAGAAGATGCTGATGCTGCTGCAGAAACTCTCCAGCATCCG GAAGAACAAGCGTCTGTTCGAAGCCTCGTCGCTGCACTTGCTGCTGCAGGAGATGCACAGGACCAGCGACCGCAGCCAAGCCTTCATCAGCATGAACCTCAGCTCCATCCTGCTCCACCTGGGCATGCTCACACGCTCCTGA